In the genome of Bacillus sp. S3, one region contains:
- a CDS encoding NAD(P)/FAD-dependent oxidoreductase produces the protein MSEQFAKLLSPGKIGSLELKNRIVKAPQSTGLSNRDGTVSERLVRHYKEIARGGTGLIIVEYTYIDNEASKSAYCQLGISDNEHIAGLSWLVSSIHDEGAKAGIQIEHCGRQKFLGTPPIKAPSRIPWPTLYEQTGNVPEELTIEEIKQIVEDFGDAARRAKIAGFDLVEIHAAHGYLITNFLSPHTNKRTDLYGGTLENRMRFLLEVIRNVKAKVGEEFPITMRINGTDYEPDGITIEESIEVCKQAEQLGICAFHVSGGDHHMMNYQVSPMTVPKGPNVWAAEAIKRTASVPIIASGSITTPQFAEEILQDKNVDFVSLGRPLLADPSFPLKAKEGRPEDIIPCIRCNDGCMERTFFNYQSIRCSVNPNTGREGELPITPASAPKNIVVVGGGPAGMEAARVSALRGHKVTLFEKGKVGGALPASSVTPFKADIRTLENYFSAQIEKLKIKIVHEEATLNTIKAGDFDAAVIAVGKIPKPVHIKGMNPSKTIYGIDVLSQKEETGQNVVIVGGGMTGVETALFLADQGRNVTIIEQSKDILNDDLITFKMSYREFLTQKGIAIYTSSEIKEVNETEITIINRSGKEQILTADTVVIATGYAANIDLSRQLQEQTDLKVFPIGDGKRPGKIYDAIHDGYVTGLRI, from the coding sequence ATGAGTGAGCAGTTTGCTAAGTTATTATCACCTGGGAAAATAGGCAGCCTTGAATTAAAAAACAGAATCGTAAAAGCGCCGCAATCGACGGGTCTAAGTAATCGTGATGGTACAGTCTCTGAAAGATTGGTCAGACATTATAAAGAAATCGCCCGCGGCGGTACAGGTCTGATTATTGTGGAATATACGTATATCGACAATGAAGCGAGTAAATCAGCGTATTGCCAATTGGGAATTAGTGATAATGAACATATTGCAGGTTTATCCTGGCTGGTTTCTTCGATTCACGATGAAGGGGCAAAAGCAGGCATTCAAATTGAACATTGTGGAAGGCAAAAATTCTTAGGTACACCACCTATTAAAGCACCATCAAGAATCCCCTGGCCAACGCTTTATGAACAAACCGGAAATGTACCCGAAGAACTCACTATAGAAGAAATCAAACAAATTGTAGAAGATTTTGGCGATGCAGCTAGGCGTGCAAAGATTGCAGGATTTGATTTAGTTGAAATACATGCTGCGCACGGCTATTTGATTACAAATTTCCTTTCCCCTCACACAAATAAACGGACAGACTTATACGGTGGGACTTTAGAGAATCGAATGAGGTTTTTACTGGAAGTCATTAGAAACGTGAAGGCAAAAGTAGGTGAGGAATTCCCGATAACCATGAGAATAAATGGGACAGATTATGAACCCGATGGCATTACCATTGAGGAATCGATAGAGGTTTGTAAGCAGGCTGAACAACTGGGCATCTGCGCTTTCCATGTGTCAGGCGGCGATCATCACATGATGAATTATCAAGTAAGCCCCATGACAGTACCAAAAGGCCCAAATGTGTGGGCAGCAGAGGCCATTAAACGAACTGCTTCTGTTCCCATCATTGCATCAGGATCCATTACCACACCGCAATTTGCAGAAGAAATCCTCCAAGATAAAAATGTCGACTTTGTTTCTCTAGGTAGACCTTTACTTGCGGACCCTTCCTTCCCATTAAAAGCGAAAGAAGGCCGGCCGGAAGATATTATTCCTTGTATTCGTTGTAATGACGGTTGTATGGAAAGAACATTCTTCAACTATCAATCTATTAGGTGCTCGGTCAATCCAAATACGGGTAGAGAAGGTGAGCTTCCAATAACACCCGCTAGTGCTCCTAAAAATATTGTGGTAGTTGGAGGTGGACCTGCAGGAATGGAGGCCGCTAGAGTCAGTGCACTTCGTGGCCATAAGGTTACACTATTCGAAAAAGGAAAAGTAGGCGGAGCTTTGCCGGCATCATCGGTTACTCCATTTAAAGCGGATATCCGAACGCTAGAAAACTACTTCTCTGCCCAAATAGAGAAGTTGAAGATAAAAATAGTGCATGAAGAAGCAACGCTGAATACGATTAAAGCCGGTGACTTTGACGCCGCTGTGATTGCAGTTGGAAAGATACCAAAACCTGTTCATATTAAGGGTATGAACCCATCAAAGACCATATATGGAATAGATGTTTTGTCCCAAAAGGAAGAAACTGGACAAAATGTAGTCATAGTTGGCGGAGGGATGACCGGGGTTGAAACCGCTTTATTTCTAGCTGATCAGGGACGAAACGTCACTATTATAGAGCAGTCGAAGGATATTTTGAATGATGACTTAATTACTTTCAAAATGTCATATAGGGAGTTTTTAACTCAAAAAGGCATAGCCATTTATACTTCATCAGAAATAAAAGAAGTAAATGAAACGGAAATAACGATTATAAATAGGTCTGGTAAGGAGCAAATCTTAACTGCTGATACAGTCGTTATAGCAACAGGATATGCAGCAAATATTGATTTGTCACGGCAATTACAAGAACAAACAGATCTAAAGGTCTTTCCGATTGGAGATGGAAAGCGTCCAGGAAAAATATATGATGCCATTCATGATGGTTATGTAACCGGACTGCGTATCTAG
- a CDS encoding dihydrodiol dehydrogenase: MSEKDDLLQIANEFTCIHVRKIQTKNGELLEIESKKNDGKITLDAMQLESLTLLKPEHFSKFFEIHFGLDDTFSKE; encoded by the coding sequence ATGTCGGAAAAGGATGATCTTTTACAAATTGCAAATGAATTTACGTGTATCCATGTTCGAAAAATTCAAACAAAAAATGGTGAGTTACTGGAAATCGAGTCGAAAAAAAATGATGGAAAAATCACATTGGATGCTATGCAATTGGAAAGCTTGACACTATTAAAACCAGAACATTTTTCGAAATTTTTTGAAATCCATTTTGGCTTGGATGATACCTTTTCAAAAGAGTAA
- a CDS encoding aromatic ring-hydroxylating oxygenase subunit alpha — translation MCKELKSPLSNRARTILEDFQASLEQGISKIGVLNDEEIHQAELERVFGRNWNFLAHESEIPNNNDYVLRSIGDDTFIVNRGSDGEIRVLLDVCPHRGASICRAAKGSSSHFTCPYHGWTFKNNGDLVGTPSFKDAYSGLDRKEWGLTQAPRVEIFHGFVFATLDENCPDLKESLAGMGWYLDMIFSLQDQGMEVLGEPQRFIIKANWKIAAENFSGDDYHLMTLHKSTYDIGVMQIPLRENMKGYHIQAGNGHGISFSIDLESKDPLFFFYPEEIVKTFNLENLSEKQLELARGSRVCVGNIFPNISFLMLPLSPDPKNVPPTPLFTWRVWQPKGKDEIEVWNWFMMYKNTSEEFKRASYRAAMASFGIAGTFELDDAIPWETITRNAKGTFAKKNMKLNLQMGMEGMGTAKQVMDWPFPGTAYYPRYEEGNQRHLYRHYLKEMLSEE, via the coding sequence ATGTGTAAGGAATTGAAGTCGCCGCTTTCTAATAGGGCTAGAACCATATTAGAAGATTTTCAGGCAAGCCTTGAGCAAGGAATCTCAAAAATTGGAGTCTTGAATGATGAGGAAATACATCAAGCAGAGTTAGAAAGAGTTTTCGGGAGAAACTGGAATTTTCTTGCACATGAATCGGAAATACCGAACAATAATGATTACGTTCTTCGGTCTATTGGAGACGATACGTTTATTGTAAACAGGGGAAGTGACGGTGAAATCCGCGTATTATTGGATGTTTGTCCACACCGCGGAGCGAGCATTTGCCGGGCCGCAAAAGGAAGCTCTTCTCATTTTACCTGTCCCTATCATGGCTGGACGTTTAAAAATAATGGTGATTTAGTGGGAACCCCTTCGTTTAAGGATGCTTATAGCGGTCTGGATCGGAAGGAATGGGGACTTACTCAGGCACCACGGGTAGAAATATTTCATGGCTTCGTTTTTGCGACGTTAGATGAGAACTGTCCTGACCTGAAAGAATCATTAGCCGGCATGGGTTGGTACTTGGATATGATCTTTTCTTTGCAAGATCAAGGTATGGAAGTTTTGGGAGAACCCCAACGGTTCATCATTAAGGCGAACTGGAAAATTGCTGCCGAAAACTTTTCTGGCGACGATTATCACTTAATGACTCTCCATAAATCAACCTATGATATTGGGGTCATGCAAATCCCTCTTAGAGAAAATATGAAGGGCTATCATATACAGGCAGGAAATGGTCATGGAATCAGCTTTTCTATTGATCTAGAAAGTAAGGACCCGCTTTTCTTTTTCTATCCAGAAGAAATTGTCAAAACCTTTAATTTGGAAAATTTATCTGAAAAACAGCTCGAACTAGCACGTGGCTCACGCGTTTGTGTCGGAAATATATTCCCGAATATTTCATTCCTCATGCTTCCGTTAAGCCCTGATCCGAAAAATGTTCCGCCTACCCCGCTGTTTACGTGGAGAGTTTGGCAGCCAAAAGGCAAGGATGAAATTGAGGTTTGGAACTGGTTCATGATGTACAAAAATACCTCAGAGGAATTTAAAAGGGCCTCATATCGGGCAGCAATGGCGTCATTCGGAATTGCCGGAACGTTCGAACTAGATGATGCCATCCCTTGGGAAACCATTACTAGAAATGCCAAGGGGACGTTTGCTAAGAAGAACATGAAATTAAATCTGCAGATGGGGATGGAAGGGATGGGAACGGCGAAACAAGTCATGGATTGGCCATTTCCTGGAACAGCCTATTATCCACGTTATGAAGAAGGAAATCAGCGGCATTTGTATCGCCACTATTTAAAGGAAATGCTCTCAGAAGAGTAA
- a CDS encoding aspartate/glutamate racemase family protein: MTKNYRIGLIVPSSNTTMETEIPAMLNARGNEEETFTFHSSRMRMLHVTKEELTKMDLESDRCAVELSDARCDAIAYACLVAIMSQGSGYHCLSESRLSSIAKENGTDISVISSAGALVEGIHTLGAKKVSIITPYMKPLTKMVVDYIEESEIEVLDSISLEVADNLEVGRLNPLNLLEIVKDLDVSQADAVVLSACVQMPSLPAIQKVEDRIGLPVLSASTATVYQILKSLDLKASVPNAGKLLSGAY; encoded by the coding sequence TTGACTAAGAATTATCGTATTGGCCTTATTGTTCCAAGCTCTAACACGACTATGGAAACAGAAATTCCGGCGATGCTAAATGCAAGGGGCAATGAGGAGGAGACGTTTACCTTTCACTCCAGCCGTATGAGGATGCTTCATGTAACAAAAGAAGAATTAACGAAAATGGATTTGGAGAGCGACCGCTGCGCAGTCGAACTATCTGATGCCAGATGTGATGCGATTGCTTACGCCTGTTTGGTCGCGATTATGTCACAAGGCTCTGGTTACCACTGTCTTTCCGAGTCGCGTCTTTCAAGCATAGCAAAGGAAAATGGGACCGATATTTCTGTCATAAGCAGTGCTGGGGCACTGGTAGAAGGGATCCACACTTTAGGTGCAAAAAAAGTATCCATTATTACGCCGTATATGAAACCGCTTACCAAAATGGTAGTTGACTATATTGAAGAAAGCGAGATTGAGGTATTGGATTCAATCAGTTTGGAAGTGGCTGATAACCTGGAAGTGGGAAGGCTAAATCCTCTCAACCTGCTAGAAATAGTGAAGGATTTAGATGTTAGTCAAGCAGATGCAGTGGTTTTATCTGCATGTGTTCAAATGCCATCATTGCCGGCCATTCAAAAGGTAGAAGACAGGATTGGATTACCTGTTCTTTCAGCAAGTACGGCAACAGTCTATCAAATTCTTAAGAGTTTAGATCTAAAAGCGAGTGTTCCAAATGCTGGGAAGTTATTATCAGGTGCTTATTAA
- a CDS encoding GntR family transcriptional regulator, with the protein MIVKKSNPLYEQIYDNIKESIINGEFKSGERIVDGWIAEKLGVSRSPVREAFRKLEQDGLIVNQDGTTFVYKPNVEDVIELFEVRAGLEGMAVFLATQSMTDEQIDELGESIVQVKNAIKEKKMAEVVKLNTFFHECIVKSSGNKRLLEMMGKINNLILLYRNNFFAKFFGSDVFIHEHHEVVEAMKTRNPVVASEKMREHILNDLDQLKERLSTHLDE; encoded by the coding sequence ATGATTGTAAAAAAGTCTAATCCTTTATACGAACAAATTTACGATAATATAAAGGAATCTATTATTAATGGTGAATTTAAATCAGGAGAAAGAATTGTTGATGGATGGATAGCAGAAAAATTAGGAGTAAGCCGAAGTCCGGTAAGAGAAGCATTCAGAAAGCTTGAACAAGATGGATTAATCGTCAATCAAGATGGTACCACCTTTGTGTATAAGCCAAACGTAGAAGACGTCATTGAACTTTTTGAAGTTCGAGCAGGGCTTGAAGGCATGGCCGTATTTCTGGCCACACAATCAATGACAGACGAACAGATTGATGAACTTGGTGAATCCATAGTACAGGTTAAAAACGCAATAAAAGAAAAGAAAATGGCAGAAGTCGTTAAGTTAAATACTTTTTTTCATGAATGTATCGTAAAGAGCAGCGGAAACAAAAGGCTTCTAGAAATGATGGGTAAAATAAATAATTTAATCCTCCTTTACCGTAATAATTTTTTCGCAAAATTTTTTGGAAGTGATGTTTTCATACATGAACACCATGAAGTGGTTGAAGCAATGAAAACGCGGAATCCAGTGGTGGCATCTGAAAAAATGAGGGAGCACATTCTTAATGATTTAGATCAATTAAAAGAAAGGTTGAGTACGCACCTGGATGAATGA
- a CDS encoding VOC family protein, producing MHSKAQRFEHVELKVNDLSKAMNFYKEGLGLVEIARENGVIYLGCGYDKNYDLAISEGGTGVSHFAVRADNEEEVEYFYKKISNLGVRVDRHNGTEPGQVKGIRFNLPSGIPMEFVLVEDNSYVNPARPAYPRNVASAPLNIDHINLMTVDVKKETDFFREVLDFKISDIVDPEMNGKYMMTFMRFRGYHHDVATTITKNPNDTLHHLSWTMSNFEHIKVACDVLAQFEIDVELGPGRHPIGPNLYAYYLEPGGNRFEYVAEQAYLDPDSPTKIWRSMADTLESWSKLRKPPGSFIKGM from the coding sequence ATGCATTCGAAAGCCCAAAGATTTGAACACGTAGAATTAAAAGTGAACGATCTTTCTAAGGCCATGAATTTTTATAAAGAAGGTTTAGGTTTAGTAGAAATAGCAAGAGAAAATGGGGTTATTTATTTAGGCTGCGGCTATGATAAAAACTACGATTTGGCCATCTCTGAAGGAGGAACTGGCGTTTCCCATTTCGCGGTCCGGGCAGATAACGAAGAAGAAGTGGAGTATTTCTATAAAAAAATATCGAATCTTGGTGTACGAGTGGACCGTCATAACGGAACAGAACCAGGGCAGGTAAAGGGAATTCGCTTCAATTTGCCCAGCGGCATTCCGATGGAGTTTGTTCTGGTTGAAGATAATAGTTATGTCAATCCAGCAAGGCCAGCTTACCCTCGAAATGTGGCATCTGCGCCGTTGAATATTGACCATATTAATTTGATGACGGTAGATGTGAAAAAAGAAACAGATTTCTTTCGCGAAGTACTGGATTTTAAAATCTCTGATATTGTCGATCCCGAGATGAATGGGAAATATATGATGACCTTCATGCGCTTTCGCGGCTACCATCATGATGTCGCAACAACAATTACGAAGAATCCTAACGATACATTGCATCATCTTTCTTGGACGATGAGTAATTTTGAACATATTAAGGTTGCTTGTGATGTTTTGGCACAATTTGAAATTGATGTGGAATTGGGGCCGGGGCGTCATCCAATTGGTCCGAATTTATATGCCTATTACTTGGAACCGGGTGGAAATCGCTTTGAATACGTGGCTGAACAAGCCTATTTAGATCCGGATTCTCCGACTAAAATATGGAGAAGCATGGCGGATACCCTTGAATCATGGTCTAAACTTAGAAAACCCCCGGGAAGTTTTATTAAAGGAATGTAG
- a CDS encoding aromatic-ring-hydroxylating dioxygenase subunit beta, translating to MKVPFDLYQEGIEFFLQEAELIDDGKFRDWLELMTDDFTYKIPVRVTREKAAPTEFSDLASHMDETKNTMEMRVIRAYSEYNWAEDPVSRTRHFLTNFRAAMDEIDENEIHYKTNFLLYRGKFDLPTFQFLSGERHDTIRRVDGQWKIAKRLILLDHATIPMNNLAIFI from the coding sequence ATGAAAGTGCCTTTTGATCTATATCAAGAAGGAATTGAATTCTTTCTGCAAGAAGCTGAATTGATTGATGACGGGAAATTCAGGGATTGGCTGGAACTGATGACAGATGATTTTACGTATAAAATTCCAGTAAGAGTGACACGTGAGAAAGCAGCCCCAACTGAATTCAGCGATTTGGCCAGTCATATGGACGAAACAAAAAACACAATGGAGATGCGTGTCATTCGTGCCTATTCAGAATACAACTGGGCGGAAGACCCTGTATCAAGAACAAGGCATTTTTTAACCAATTTCAGAGCTGCGATGGATGAAATCGATGAAAACGAAATCCACTATAAAACAAACTTCCTATTATATAGAGGGAAATTTGATTTGCCGACTTTTCAGTTTTTAAGCGGTGAAAGGCATGATACGATCCGCCGAGTGGATGGACAGTGGAAAATAGCTAAAAGGCTTATTTTACTTGATCATGCCACCATACCAATGAATAACCTGGCGATCTTTATTTAG
- a CDS encoding IS256 family transposase, translated as MTQLQFSLDLELLKDSVMNSNIDNVVKSAVVLVLNEYMEKERNDYLHAAAYERSVERRDYRNGYYERELTMSIGKIKLKVPRTRNGEFSPTVFEKYARCDQALVLSMLEMVINGVSTRKVTHIVEQLCGESKSKSFVSSLTQKLDPIINDWAKRPLNLRYYPFVFVDAMYIKVREHHRVVSKAVYIATAITESKTREILGLSVDHAESYESWSRFLQQLKSRGLQSPKLVISDAHQGLQKAIQREFIGTSWQRCNVHFKRNIIERLPKKDSAEIRMMIKRIFDAVTIEDMRNFKGELMSQFGDNLKYEQALKILDDGFEDTIQYMEFQEDIRCHIRSTNSLERLNQEVRRREKVIRIYPNTQSAFRLVGAVLMHYQETNYSKQKSIKR; from the coding sequence ATGACCCAATTACAGTTTAGCCTAGATTTGGAACTTTTAAAAGACTCAGTAATGAATTCAAATATAGATAACGTTGTTAAATCAGCTGTTGTTCTGGTTTTGAATGAGTACATGGAGAAAGAAAGAAATGATTACTTACACGCCGCTGCATATGAACGCTCTGTTGAGCGTCGTGATTACCGAAATGGCTACTACGAACGTGAGTTAACGATGAGTATCGGTAAGATAAAACTTAAGGTTCCTAGGACTCGAAATGGTGAGTTTTCACCTACGGTTTTTGAGAAATATGCACGTTGTGACCAGGCGTTAGTACTCTCTATGCTAGAGATGGTTATCAATGGCGTTTCTACACGTAAAGTTACACATATTGTGGAACAACTTTGTGGTGAAAGTAAGTCAAAATCGTTTGTTTCTTCACTTACTCAAAAGCTTGATCCTATTATTAATGACTGGGCCAAACGGCCCTTAAATTTAAGGTATTATCCTTTTGTTTTTGTAGATGCCATGTATATAAAAGTTCGTGAACATCATCGTGTCGTCTCTAAGGCTGTTTATATAGCCACTGCAATCACTGAAAGCAAAACACGTGAAATTCTTGGGTTAAGTGTGGATCACGCTGAGAGTTATGAAAGTTGGAGTCGCTTTCTCCAACAACTAAAATCACGTGGTCTTCAATCCCCAAAGCTAGTCATTTCAGATGCTCACCAGGGGCTTCAAAAAGCGATTCAACGTGAATTTATTGGGACTAGCTGGCAAAGGTGTAACGTCCATTTTAAACGTAATATCATAGAAAGGCTTCCAAAAAAGGACTCAGCGGAAATACGTATGATGATTAAGCGTATTTTTGATGCAGTCACAATTGAGGATATGCGGAATTTTAAAGGTGAACTGATGAGTCAGTTTGGGGACAATCTTAAATACGAACAAGCTCTGAAAATATTAGATGATGGTTTCGAAGATACCATACAATATATGGAATTTCAAGAAGATATCCGTTGTCATATCCGTAGTACAAATTCTCTTGAGCGATTAAATCAGGAAGTCCGAAGAAGAGAAAAGGTAATTCGAATTTACCCTAATACACAATCTGCTTTTCGTTTAGTAGGAGCTGTTTTAATGCACTATCAAGAAACCAATTATTCGAAGCAGAAATCTATTAAAAGGTAG
- a CDS encoding isochorismatase family protein — translation MRIWDQYLDERDLKNYSASGFGKKYGIGKNPALIIVDVTYGFTGEEAEPIEESIKKYPASCGEVSWEAIKYIQALLKTSRNAEIPVYYTIIEGYKDSSNERVAVKGNLFSHPSLLEGEKGTWVVDEIKPLPGEVVLSKKKPSAFFGTPLISHLMSDQVDTVIVVGCTTSGCIRSTVVDAFSYNYQVIVPEECVFDRSITSHAINLFDMQQKYADVVKTDELIKELTLLSPVK, via the coding sequence ATGCGTATTTGGGACCAATATCTCGATGAAAGAGATTTAAAGAACTATTCTGCCAGTGGGTTTGGAAAGAAATATGGGATAGGGAAAAATCCGGCTTTGATTATTGTTGATGTTACATATGGTTTTACAGGTGAAGAAGCGGAGCCAATTGAGGAGTCAATTAAAAAGTATCCGGCAAGCTGTGGAGAAGTAAGCTGGGAAGCTATTAAATATATTCAAGCGTTATTAAAGACTTCTAGAAATGCTGAAATTCCTGTGTATTATACCATTATCGAAGGGTATAAAGATTCTTCTAATGAGCGGGTTGCCGTTAAGGGAAATCTATTTTCACACCCCTCCCTTCTTGAAGGGGAAAAAGGAACGTGGGTAGTGGATGAAATAAAGCCATTACCTGGGGAAGTTGTTTTATCTAAAAAGAAGCCAAGTGCTTTTTTTGGTACACCATTAATTTCCCATTTAATGTCCGACCAGGTCGATACCGTCATTGTAGTCGGGTGCACAACAAGCGGTTGCATACGAAGCACTGTGGTAGATGCATTCTCTTATAACTATCAAGTGATTGTTCCCGAGGAATGTGTATTTGACAGGAGTATAACCTCGCATGCTATTAATCTCTTTGACATGCAGCAGAAATATGCAGATGTGGTAAAAACGGATGAACTCATAAAGGAATTAACCCTGCTTTCACCGGTTAAATGA
- the helD gene encoding RNA polymerase recycling motor HelD encodes MSAKDQVSVRDHIDYQTEVERLEFTKEYMLTVLEISKGNKEFFVENMKQALADLDPQDSSTSYTDLLANARFLELAESELKRLESVIGKPYFSRIDFTSNSTNTEEVLYIGKVSLFDRVTQQPIIVDWRSPIANVYYDGRLGDVSYEAYGETQTGFLSLKRQYEIVDGLLKDIRDIDLTTHDELLQKSLSGKADNRLTEIVATIQNEQNEVIRASLKHPIIVQGAAGSGKTTIALHRISYFLYSFGFQFPPEKLMILAPNRLFIDYISAVLPELGVNKINQTTYIDFMKSCLGQKIKLFSPNTKLIKLLERNKSSKSLQWVSGYKGSLEFKTVMDHYIKELETNLAPKEDFRVEKSILLKGQKLNKLFLKEYTYLPIYKRISKLKSLLEDDLKKKKAIMLTKLIKKYDEALDQVLYSRRLDSERRKQKVVMLMDRKKERLKQVEQEAKTAVKKYMEPLVMKDIFTLYKELMSSPELLKKHATTLSDQQCSVLSTFCQKIFARGAYELEDLAPLFYLKAKLEGIDEKYKMRSIFIDEAQDYSYFQFAALKEGFETDLFTIVGDLAQGIHSYRGLNSWVPVLNEIFPNANYQTLQKSYRTTVEIMNLANDILQLIDQDLPKVEPVIRHGQKPLFITIDTKNLEQIRLQLEHDIVLLKEEELHSIAIIGRTDKECRRINQILENSHLPIQLAEEKEDMKKGHITILPSYLSKGLEFDAVLIVCLDEQFAKVDLDIKLLYVSMTRPMHRLYLYGRHSSDFLLQHADDFHFDR; translated from the coding sequence TATCTGTCCGTGACCATATAGATTATCAAACAGAAGTGGAGCGCTTAGAGTTTACAAAGGAATATATGCTAACGGTTTTAGAGATTTCGAAGGGGAATAAAGAATTTTTCGTTGAAAATATGAAACAAGCGTTAGCTGATCTGGATCCTCAAGATAGCAGTACGAGTTACACGGACCTCCTCGCGAATGCAAGATTTCTTGAACTAGCTGAAAGTGAACTGAAAAGGCTGGAAAGCGTGATTGGCAAACCATATTTTTCTAGAATCGATTTTACCAGCAATAGTACGAATACGGAAGAAGTGTTGTACATAGGTAAGGTATCCTTATTTGATCGTGTGACACAGCAGCCTATTATCGTGGATTGGCGGTCACCTATTGCCAATGTCTACTATGACGGCCGGCTTGGTGATGTGTCATATGAAGCGTATGGGGAGACACAAACCGGTTTCCTCTCCTTAAAGAGGCAGTATGAAATTGTCGATGGATTATTAAAAGACATCAGAGATATCGACTTGACGACACACGATGAACTTTTGCAAAAATCTTTATCAGGCAAAGCAGACAATCGATTAACAGAAATTGTTGCGACCATTCAGAATGAGCAAAATGAAGTAATCCGGGCATCACTAAAGCACCCGATAATCGTTCAAGGGGCCGCCGGAAGCGGGAAAACAACCATCGCACTCCATAGAATATCCTACTTTCTCTATTCCTTTGGGTTTCAATTTCCTCCAGAAAAATTAATGATTCTCGCACCCAATCGATTGTTCATTGATTATATTTCAGCCGTATTACCGGAATTAGGGGTCAACAAAATAAATCAAACCACCTATATCGATTTTATGAAAAGCTGCTTGGGTCAGAAAATAAAACTATTTTCTCCCAATACGAAACTAATCAAGCTCCTTGAAAGGAATAAGTCATCTAAATCGCTCCAATGGGTTTCCGGCTACAAGGGGTCTCTCGAATTTAAGACAGTAATGGATCATTATATAAAGGAATTAGAAACTAATCTTGCACCTAAAGAGGATTTTAGAGTGGAAAAATCCATTCTATTAAAAGGGCAAAAGCTTAATAAACTATTTTTAAAAGAATATACATACTTACCAATCTACAAAAGGATCAGTAAATTGAAATCCTTATTAGAAGATGATTTGAAAAAGAAGAAAGCCATTATGCTAACAAAGCTGATTAAGAAATACGATGAAGCTTTAGACCAGGTCCTTTATAGCAGGAGGCTCGATTCGGAAAGAAGAAAGCAAAAAGTCGTCATGCTGATGGATCGGAAAAAAGAAAGATTGAAGCAGGTGGAGCAAGAGGCAAAGACAGCGGTAAAAAAATATATGGAACCGCTTGTCATGAAAGATATTTTTACCTTATATAAGGAATTGATGTCTTCACCCGAATTGCTAAAAAAGCATGCCACCACTCTCTCCGATCAGCAATGTTCGGTCTTAAGCACGTTTTGTCAAAAGATTTTTGCCAGAGGTGCATATGAATTAGAGGATTTAGCTCCATTATTTTATCTGAAGGCAAAACTGGAAGGTATTGATGAAAAATATAAAATGCGCAGTATTTTCATTGATGAAGCACAGGATTACAGCTATTTCCAATTCGCCGCATTAAAAGAAGGCTTTGAAACCGACTTGTTTACCATTGTCGGAGATTTAGCACAAGGGATTCATTCGTATCGCGGCTTGAATAGTTGGGTGCCGGTATTGAATGAAATATTCCCTAATGCGAATTATCAAACCCTACAAAAAAGCTATCGTACAACCGTTGAAATTATGAATTTGGCAAACGATATCCTTCAGTTGATTGATCAAGATCTGCCAAAAGTAGAACCCGTTATTCGACATGGTCAAAAGCCATTATTTATAACCATTGACACTAAGAATCTAGAACAAATCCGCCTGCAGCTAGAACATGATATTGTCTTACTTAAAGAGGAAGAGCTTCATTCCATTGCCATTATTGGACGAACGGACAAAGAATGCCGAAGAATCAATCAGATACTGGAAAATAGTCATCTTCCGATTCAACTAGCAGAGGAAAAAGAAGATATGAAGAAGGGACACATCACGATTTTACCATCCTATTTATCGAAAGGGCTGGAATTTGATGCCGTATTGATTGTATGCCTGGATGAACAGTTTGCTAAAGTAGATCTGGATATCAAATTGTTGTACGTGTCCATGACAAGACCGATGCATCGATTGTATTTATACGGAAGACACTCGTCAGACTTTTTATTACAACATGCGGACGATTTTCATTTCGATCGTTAA